In one window of Streptomyces griseus subsp. griseus DNA:
- a CDS encoding MIP/aquaporin family protein, with product MSSSDIFIGETIGTAILILLGGGVVAAVTLKRSKARNAGWLAITFGWGFAVLTGAYLAGGVSGAHLNPAVTLGLAIQGGTPWGDVPLYLGSQLLGAMIGAVLVYAVYYGQFHAHLTDPEIVGTKSAEEGMVDQVSAPKAGPVLGIFSTGPEIRNGVQNVVTEVIATMVLVLAILTQGLNNEGNGLGTLGALITALVVVGIGLSLGGPTGYAINPVRDLGPRIVHAVLPLPNKGGSDWGYAWVPIVGPLIGGALAGGLYNLAFA from the coding sequence GTGTCCAGCTCCGACATTTTCATCGGCGAGACCATCGGTACCGCCATACTCATCCTGCTCGGCGGCGGTGTGGTCGCCGCCGTCACGCTGAAGCGCTCGAAGGCCCGGAACGCGGGCTGGCTGGCCATCACCTTCGGGTGGGGTTTCGCCGTGCTGACCGGCGCCTACCTGGCCGGCGGCGTCTCGGGCGCCCACCTCAACCCCGCCGTCACCCTCGGCCTCGCCATCCAGGGCGGCACGCCGTGGGGCGATGTGCCCCTCTACCTGGGCTCGCAGCTGCTCGGCGCGATGATCGGCGCCGTCCTGGTCTACGCGGTGTACTACGGGCAGTTCCACGCCCACCTGACCGACCCCGAGATCGTCGGCACCAAGTCCGCCGAAGAGGGCATGGTCGACCAGGTCTCCGCCCCCAAGGCCGGACCGGTGCTCGGCATCTTCTCCACCGGACCGGAGATCCGCAACGGTGTGCAGAACGTCGTCACCGAGGTCATCGCCACCATGGTGCTGGTCCTGGCGATCCTGACCCAGGGCCTGAACAACGAGGGAAACGGTCTCGGCACGCTCGGCGCCCTGATCACCGCCCTGGTCGTCGTCGGTATCGGCCTCTCGCTCGGCGGGCCGACGGGCTACGCCATCAACCCGGTCCGCGACCTCGGCCCGCGCATCGTGCACGCGGTGCTGCCGCTGCCGAACAAGGGTGGTTCCGACTGGGGCTACGCGTGGGTACCCATCGTGGGTCCGCTCATCGGCGGCGCCCTCGCCGGTGGGCTCTACAACCTGGCCTTCGCCTAG
- a CDS encoding LLM class flavin-dependent oxidoreductase: MRFSVLSLIGHDRHPLTGELPSPADRFEEVIATASVAEELGFDSYSVGERHAGAFLSSSPSVVLGAIAAGTTTIRLLTGVTVVAILDPVRVAEDFATLDQISRGRIELVVGKGAEAGHFDLFGLDEERQWDLQREKYELLRRLWTEEGVDWEGEFRPPLKNVTTVPRPYDGLPRVWHGSATSLNSPELAAVHGDPLFTANAIQPREAYAKLIAHYRERFEAYGHDPADARVAAGSGGLLIADSSQAAVGQYKELYEARVRQSFKPHLAGKAGYNTPFRTIEDAIEGGPQLIGSPQQIIDKILGWHTVYRHDLQSITVDGFGLSRPEQLETLQRFAEEIAPVVRREAPSTLWQ; the protein is encoded by the coding sequence ATGAGATTCTCGGTGCTCTCCCTGATCGGCCATGACCGCCACCCGCTGACCGGCGAACTCCCTTCCCCCGCCGACCGGTTCGAGGAAGTGATCGCCACCGCGTCGGTGGCGGAGGAACTCGGCTTCGACTCCTACTCGGTCGGCGAGCGGCACGCCGGGGCGTTCCTCTCCTCCAGCCCGAGCGTGGTGCTCGGCGCGATCGCGGCCGGTACGACCACGATCCGGCTGCTCACCGGGGTGACCGTGGTCGCGATCCTCGACCCGGTCCGGGTGGCGGAGGACTTCGCGACCCTCGACCAGATATCCCGGGGCCGGATCGAACTGGTCGTCGGGAAGGGCGCCGAGGCGGGCCATTTCGACCTCTTCGGTCTCGACGAGGAGCGGCAGTGGGACCTCCAGAGGGAGAAGTACGAGCTGCTGCGCCGCCTCTGGACCGAGGAAGGCGTCGACTGGGAGGGCGAGTTCCGTCCGCCGCTGAAGAACGTGACGACCGTGCCGCGTCCGTACGACGGTCTCCCGCGCGTCTGGCACGGCTCGGCCACCAGCCTCAACTCCCCCGAGCTGGCGGCGGTCCATGGGGACCCGCTCTTCACCGCCAACGCCATCCAGCCCCGCGAGGCGTACGCGAAGCTCATCGCGCACTACCGGGAGCGGTTCGAGGCGTACGGGCACGATCCGGCGGACGCCAGGGTGGCGGCGGGCTCCGGCGGACTGCTCATCGCGGACAGCTCGCAGGCGGCCGTGGGGCAGTACAAGGAGCTGTACGAGGCGCGGGTGCGGCAGTCGTTCAAGCCGCACCTGGCGGGCAAGGCCGGCTACAATACCCCGTTCCGCACCATCGAGGACGCGATCGAGGGCGGCCCGCAGCTGATCGGCTCCCCGCAGCAGATCATCGACAAGATCCTCGGGTGGCACACGGTCTACCGCCACGACCTCCAGTCGATCACCGTGGACGGCTTCGGGCTGAGCCGGCCGGAGCAGCTGGAGACACTCCAGCGGTTCGCGGAGGAGATCGCGCCGGTGGTCCGGCGGGAGGCGCCTTCCACGCTCTGGCAGTGA
- the glpK gene encoding glycerol kinase GlpK: protein MTDAHTTGTHGTGPFIAAIDQGTTSSRCIVFDKDGRIVSVDQKEHEQIFPKPGWVEHDATEIWENVQEVVAGAIVKAGITSADVKAIGITNQRETTLLWDKNTGEPVHNALVWQDTRTDALCKELGRNVGQDRFRRETGLPLASYFAGPKVRWLLDNVEGLRERAEAGDILFGTMDSWVIWNLTGGTDGGVHVTDVTNASRTLLMNLHRMEWDEKILSSIGIPAAVLPEIRSSAEVYGHAKGGILDGVPVASALGDQQAALFGQTCFAEGEAKSTYGTGTFMLMNTGGTPVNSYNGLLTTVGYQIGDKPPVYALEGSIAVTGSLVQWMRDQMGLIKSAAEIETLASSVEDNGGAYFVPAFSGLFAPYWRPDARGVITGLTRYVTKAHIARAVLEATAWQTREISDAMTKDSGVELTALKVDGGMTSNNLLMQTLADFLDAPVVRPMVAETTCLGAAYAAGLAVGFWPDTDALRANWRRAAEWTPRMDADTRAREYKSWLKAVERTMGWVEDEES, encoded by the coding sequence GTGACCGACGCACACACCACCGGCACCCACGGCACCGGCCCGTTCATCGCGGCCATCGACCAGGGCACCACCTCCAGCCGCTGCATCGTCTTCGACAAGGACGGCCGGATCGTCTCCGTCGACCAGAAGGAGCACGAGCAGATCTTCCCGAAGCCGGGTTGGGTCGAGCACGACGCGACCGAGATCTGGGAGAACGTACAGGAGGTCGTCGCCGGGGCCATCGTCAAGGCCGGCATCACCTCCGCCGACGTCAAGGCGATCGGCATCACCAACCAGCGCGAGACCACCCTCCTGTGGGACAAGAACACCGGTGAGCCGGTGCACAACGCGCTGGTCTGGCAGGACACCCGTACCGACGCGCTCTGCAAGGAGCTCGGCCGCAACGTGGGCCAGGACCGCTTCCGCCGCGAGACCGGGCTGCCGCTCGCCTCGTACTTCGCCGGACCCAAGGTCCGCTGGCTCCTCGACAACGTCGAGGGGCTGCGCGAGCGCGCCGAGGCCGGCGACATCCTCTTCGGCACCATGGACTCCTGGGTCATCTGGAACCTGACCGGCGGCACCGACGGCGGCGTCCACGTCACCGACGTCACCAACGCCTCGCGCACCCTTCTGATGAACCTGCACCGGATGGAGTGGGACGAGAAGATCCTCTCCTCCATCGGCATCCCGGCCGCGGTCCTCCCCGAGATCCGCTCCTCCGCCGAGGTGTACGGCCACGCCAAGGGCGGCATCCTCGACGGCGTGCCCGTCGCCTCCGCGCTGGGTGACCAGCAGGCGGCCCTGTTCGGCCAGACCTGCTTCGCCGAGGGCGAGGCCAAGTCCACGTACGGCACCGGCACCTTCATGCTGATGAACACCGGCGGCACCCCGGTGAACTCGTACAACGGGCTGCTCACCACCGTCGGCTACCAGATCGGCGACAAGCCCCCGGTGTACGCCCTGGAGGGCTCCATCGCGGTCACCGGTTCGCTGGTGCAGTGGATGCGCGACCAGATGGGCCTGATCAAGTCGGCCGCCGAGATCGAGACGCTGGCCTCCTCGGTCGAGGACAACGGCGGCGCCTACTTCGTGCCCGCCTTCTCCGGACTGTTCGCCCCCTACTGGCGTCCCGACGCCCGGGGTGTGATCACCGGTCTCACCCGTTACGTCACCAAGGCGCACATCGCCCGTGCCGTCCTGGAGGCCACCGCCTGGCAGACCCGCGAGATCAGCGACGCCATGACGAAGGACTCCGGGGTCGAGCTGACCGCGCTCAAGGTCGACGGCGGTATGACCTCCAACAACCTGCTGATGCAGACGCTCGCCGACTTCCTGGACGCGCCGGTGGTGCGCCCCATGGTCGCCGAGACCACCTGCCTCGGCGCCGCCTACGCCGCCGGCCTGGCCGTCGGCTTCTGGCCGGACACCGACGCGCTGCGCGCCAACTGGCGCCGGGCCGCCGAGTGGACCCCCCGTATGGACGCGGACACCCGTGCCCGCGAGTACAAGAGCTGGCTCAAGGCCGTCGAACGGACCATGGGCTGGGTCGAGGACGAAGAAAGCTGA
- a CDS encoding RecB family exonuclease translates to MQCPLLYRFRVIDKLPEKPSEAATRGTLVHAVLERLFDAPAADRTAPRARALVPGQWERLLEAKPELGELFAGDAEGERLSRWLGEAERLVERWFSLEDPTRLEPAERELFVETELESGLRLRGVIDRIDVAPTGDVRIVDYKTGKAPRPEYAEGPLFQMKFYALVIWRLKGVVPRRLQLVYLGSGDVLTYDPVVADLERVERKLLALWEAIALATETGDWRPRPTKLCGWCDHQAVCPEFGGTPPVYPLSVRPAESGEDDQGRMGSDRAEAGRPVALEGR, encoded by the coding sequence ATGCAGTGCCCTCTGCTCTACCGCTTCCGGGTCATCGACAAACTGCCGGAGAAGCCCAGCGAGGCGGCTACCCGGGGCACCCTGGTCCATGCGGTGCTGGAGCGGCTCTTCGACGCCCCGGCGGCCGACCGTACGGCACCGCGGGCGCGGGCGCTGGTCCCCGGCCAGTGGGAGCGGCTGCTGGAGGCGAAGCCGGAGCTGGGTGAGCTGTTCGCCGGGGACGCCGAGGGTGAGCGGCTGTCGCGCTGGCTGGGTGAGGCCGAGCGGCTGGTGGAGCGGTGGTTCTCGCTGGAGGACCCGACGCGTCTGGAGCCGGCCGAGCGCGAGCTGTTCGTCGAGACGGAGCTGGAGTCCGGGCTGCGGCTGCGCGGCGTGATCGACCGGATCGATGTCGCGCCCACCGGTGATGTGCGGATCGTCGACTACAAGACGGGGAAGGCGCCGCGGCCGGAGTATGCCGAGGGCCCGCTCTTCCAGATGAAGTTCTACGCCCTGGTGATCTGGCGGCTGAAGGGGGTCGTGCCGCGCCGGCTCCAGCTGGTCTATCTGGGCAGCGGCGATGTGCTGACGTACGACCCGGTGGTGGCGGATCTGGAGCGGGTGGAGCGCAAGCTGCTCGCGCTGTGGGAGGCGATCGCGCTGGCCACCGAGACCGGTGACTGGCGGCCACGGCCGACGAAGCTGTGCGGCTGGTGCGATCACCAGGCGGTCTGTCCGGAGTTCGGGGGGACTCCCCCGGTATACCCGCTGTCGGTCCGCCCGGCGGAGTCGGGCGAGGATGACCAGGGCAGAATGGGCTCCGACCGGGCCGAGGCCGGCCGACCCGTGGCTCTTGAGGGCCGTTAA
- a CDS encoding ABC transporter substrate-binding protein, translating into MNRKTLVLPAVVGLLAPVLAACGSADSGAGGEGAIVVGTTDQLVASEENPAPLDPAIGYEAGVWNVLRQTVQTLTTVPNGGGEPVPEAARSCTFTDTANESYRCTLRAGLEFADGTPVTAEDVKFSIQRVIDINSDSGPVGLLANIDTIETKGDDQVVFHLKTPDATFPYKLATPAAGIVPEGKYPAKEARDGFQVDGSGPYTMKPQTQDGRVTRITFTKNPSYQGELKVLNDKVDMDLFPDAEAMGEALEEKKIHMMTRAMSPEQARDMLAKPKEGIELTEMPGLAISYLGFNTKDPVVSKAVRQAMAQIIDRGEIAGKVYGTTAEPLYSVIPSSITGHTNAFFNKYGEPSTAKAAQTLEKAGIKTPVKFTLHYTNDHYGSATAKEFKALQGQLNGSGLFDVTVQGKEWSKYRPEQKRGDYAAYGMGWFPDFPDPDNYTAPFLDKNNFLNSPYRSQEAQNVLIPKSRREADRSAAATTYEKLQDIVATDVPVLPIWQGKQYVASRSGVAGVERSVSATSELQLWELNRTSA; encoded by the coding sequence ATGAACCGCAAGACCCTGGTGCTGCCGGCCGTCGTCGGCCTGCTGGCCCCCGTGCTCGCCGCCTGCGGCAGCGCGGACAGCGGCGCCGGTGGCGAAGGCGCCATCGTCGTCGGCACCACGGACCAGCTCGTGGCCTCCGAGGAGAACCCCGCTCCTCTCGACCCGGCCATCGGGTACGAGGCAGGCGTCTGGAACGTCCTGCGGCAGACGGTGCAGACCCTGACCACCGTCCCCAACGGCGGCGGCGAGCCGGTGCCCGAGGCCGCCCGGAGCTGCACCTTCACGGACACCGCGAACGAGAGCTACCGCTGCACCCTGCGCGCCGGCCTCGAGTTCGCCGACGGCACCCCCGTCACCGCCGAGGATGTGAAGTTCTCCATCCAGCGGGTCATCGACATCAACTCCGACAGCGGACCGGTCGGGCTCCTCGCCAACATCGACACCATCGAGACCAAGGGCGACGACCAGGTGGTCTTCCACCTGAAGACGCCCGACGCCACCTTCCCGTACAAGCTCGCCACCCCCGCCGCCGGCATCGTCCCCGAGGGGAAGTACCCGGCGAAGGAGGCGCGCGACGGCTTCCAGGTCGACGGCTCGGGGCCGTACACCATGAAGCCGCAGACCCAGGACGGCCGGGTCACGCGGATCACCTTCACCAAGAACCCCTCCTACCAGGGCGAGCTGAAGGTCCTCAACGACAAGGTCGACATGGACCTCTTCCCCGACGCCGAAGCCATGGGCGAGGCGCTGGAGGAGAAGAAGATCCACATGATGACCCGGGCCATGTCGCCCGAGCAGGCCCGCGACATGCTGGCGAAGCCGAAGGAGGGCATCGAGCTGACCGAGATGCCCGGCCTCGCCATCAGCTACCTCGGGTTCAACACCAAGGACCCGGTGGTCAGCAAGGCCGTACGGCAGGCCATGGCGCAGATCATCGACCGTGGCGAGATCGCGGGCAAGGTGTACGGCACCACCGCCGAGCCGCTCTACTCGGTGATCCCCTCCAGCATCACCGGCCACACCAACGCCTTCTTCAACAAGTACGGCGAGCCCAGCACCGCCAAGGCCGCGCAGACCCTGGAGAAGGCCGGGATCAAGACGCCGGTGAAGTTCACCCTGCACTACACCAACGACCACTACGGCTCCGCCACCGCCAAGGAGTTCAAGGCGCTCCAGGGCCAGCTGAACGGCTCGGGCCTCTTCGACGTCACCGTCCAGGGCAAGGAGTGGTCGAAGTACCGCCCGGAGCAGAAGCGCGGCGACTACGCGGCGTACGGCATGGGCTGGTTCCCCGACTTCCCGGACCCGGACAACTACACCGCCCCGTTCCTGGACAAGAACAACTTCCTCAACTCGCCCTACCGGTCGCAGGAAGCGCAGAACGTCCTGATCCCCAAGTCGCGCCGAGAGGCCGACCGCAGCGCCGCCGCCACGACGTACGAGAAGCTCCAGGACATCGTCGCCACCGACGTCCCCGTCCTGCCGATCTGGCAGGGCAAGCAGTACGTCGCCTCCCGCAGCGGGGTCGCCGGGGTCGAGAGGTCCGTCAGCGCCACCTCCGAACTCCAGCTCTGGGAGCTCAACAGGACCAGCGCCTGA
- a CDS encoding IclR family transcriptional regulator yields MAKNIQSLERAAAMLRLLAGGERRLGLSDIASSLGLAKGTAHGILRTLQLEGFVEQDAASGRYQLGAELLRLGNSYLDVHELRARALVWTDDLARSSGESVHLGVLHQHGVLIVHHVFRPDDSRQVLEVGAMQPLHSTALGKVLSAYDPVAHSEVMEAERRSFTARTVTAADEFEAMLDLIRAQGWAADAEETWEGVAAVSAPIHDRRRMPVGAVAVTGAVERVAPGGALRPELIAAVRDCARAVSRDLGAGRF; encoded by the coding sequence ATGGCCAAGAACATCCAGTCGCTGGAGCGGGCGGCCGCGATGCTGCGTCTGCTGGCCGGCGGCGAGCGGCGGCTCGGGCTGTCCGACATCGCCTCCTCCCTGGGACTGGCCAAGGGCACCGCCCACGGAATCCTCCGCACCCTCCAGCTGGAGGGCTTCGTGGAGCAGGACGCCGCCTCGGGGCGCTACCAGCTGGGCGCCGAGCTGCTGCGGCTGGGCAACAGCTATCTGGACGTCCACGAGCTGCGGGCCCGCGCCCTGGTCTGGACGGACGACCTGGCCCGCTCCAGCGGCGAGAGCGTCCACCTCGGCGTGCTCCACCAGCACGGCGTACTCATCGTCCACCACGTCTTCCGGCCCGACGACAGCCGCCAGGTGCTGGAGGTCGGGGCGATGCAGCCGCTGCACTCCACGGCGCTGGGCAAGGTGCTGTCCGCGTACGACCCGGTGGCGCACAGCGAGGTCATGGAGGCGGAGCGCCGCTCCTTCACCGCGCGTACGGTCACGGCCGCCGACGAGTTCGAGGCGATGCTGGACCTGATCCGCGCCCAGGGCTGGGCCGCCGACGCCGAGGAGACCTGGGAAGGGGTGGCCGCCGTGTCCGCCCCGATCCACGACCGGCGCAGGATGCCGGTGGGCGCGGTGGCGGTGACGGGCGCGGTGGAGCGGGTGGCACCGGGCGGCGCGCTGCGCCCCGAGCTGATCGCGGCCGTACGGGACTGCGCCCGGGCGGTCTCCCGCGACCTGGGCGCCGGCCGCTTCTGA
- a CDS encoding PAC2 family protein, with protein MIELESVPELIDPVMVAAFEGWNDAGDAASTAVSHLDREWKGEVFAALDAEDYYDFQVNRPTVWLENGVRKVTWPTTRLSVVRVGGEKPRDLVLVRGIEPSMRWRSFCNEILGFAHELGVEMVVILGALLGDTPHTRPVPVSGVTSDADLARTMDLEETRYEGPTGIVGILQEACTHAGVPAVSLWAAVPHYVSQPPNPKATLALLNRLEDLIGLRIPLGELPEDARAWQLGVDQLAAEDSEVAEYVQTLEEARDTAELPEASGEAIAREFERYLRRRDGGPGPGGHATESGDSAYLRDPAGGRTRPPKPPRPEAGPGQGQPGQGQSGQGPGKKPEDKGPDEASGESPDEE; from the coding sequence GTGATCGAGCTCGAGTCGGTGCCCGAGCTGATCGACCCGGTCATGGTGGCCGCGTTCGAAGGCTGGAACGACGCCGGTGACGCCGCCTCCACAGCGGTGAGCCACCTGGACCGGGAGTGGAAGGGCGAGGTGTTCGCGGCGCTGGACGCCGAGGACTACTACGACTTCCAGGTCAACCGCCCCACGGTGTGGCTGGAGAACGGGGTACGGAAGGTCACCTGGCCGACGACCCGTCTCTCGGTCGTGCGCGTCGGCGGGGAGAAGCCCCGGGACCTCGTCCTGGTGCGCGGGATCGAACCGTCGATGCGCTGGCGCTCGTTCTGCAACGAGATCCTCGGCTTCGCCCATGAGCTGGGCGTCGAAATGGTCGTCATCCTGGGCGCGTTGCTCGGTGACACCCCGCACACCCGGCCGGTGCCGGTGAGCGGGGTCACCTCCGACGCGGATCTGGCGCGGACGATGGACCTGGAGGAGACCCGGTACGAGGGTCCGACGGGCATCGTCGGCATCCTCCAGGAGGCGTGCACCCATGCCGGGGTGCCGGCGGTGAGCCTGTGGGCGGCGGTGCCGCACTATGTGTCGCAGCCGCCGAACCCCAAGGCGACGCTGGCCCTGCTGAACCGGCTGGAGGACCTGATCGGGCTGCGCATCCCGCTGGGCGAGCTGCCGGAGGACGCGCGGGCCTGGCAGCTCGGCGTGGACCAGCTGGCGGCGGAGGACAGCGAGGTCGCGGAGTACGTCCAGACGCTGGAAGAGGCGCGGGACACCGCGGAGCTGCCCGAGGCGTCCGGCGAGGCCATCGCCCGGGAGTTCGAGCGGTATCTGCGGCGCCGGGACGGCGGGCCGGGTCCCGGCGGCCATGCGACGGAGAGCGGGGACTCGGCGTATCTGCGGGACCCCGCCGGCGGCCGCACCCGGCCGCCGAAGCCGCCCCGCCCGGAGGCCGGACCGGGCCAGGGTCAGCCGGGTCAGGGCCAGTCAGGTCAGGGTCCGGGGAAGAAGCCCGAGGACAAGGGCCCTGACGAGGCGTCCGGGGAGAGTCCCGACGAGGAGTGA
- a CDS encoding response regulator → MAIRVLLVDDQPLLRTGFRMILEAEGDLAVVGEAGDGLQAIDQVRALQPDVVLMDIRMPRMDGVEATRQITGPGKDGPAKVLVLTTFDLDEYVVEALRAGASGFLLKDAPANELVQAIRVVAAGEAMLAPSITRRLLDKYADHLPSGEDPVPDALHTLTDREVEVLKLVARGLSNAEIAADLFVSETTVKTHVGHVLTKLGLRDRVQAAVYAYESGLVRPGAQ, encoded by the coding sequence GTGGCGATCCGCGTCCTACTGGTCGACGACCAGCCGCTGCTGCGCACGGGTTTCCGGATGATTCTGGAGGCCGAGGGCGATCTGGCGGTGGTCGGTGAGGCCGGTGACGGTCTGCAGGCCATCGACCAGGTGCGGGCGCTCCAGCCCGATGTGGTGCTGATGGACATCCGGATGCCGCGGATGGACGGGGTGGAGGCGACCCGGCAGATCACCGGCCCGGGCAAGGACGGCCCGGCGAAGGTGCTGGTGCTGACCACGTTCGACCTCGACGAGTATGTGGTGGAGGCGTTGCGGGCGGGGGCGAGCGGCTTCCTGCTGAAGGACGCGCCGGCCAATGAGCTGGTCCAGGCGATCCGGGTGGTGGCGGCGGGCGAGGCGATGCTCGCCCCGAGCATCACGCGCCGCCTCCTCGACAAGTACGCGGACCATCTGCCCTCCGGCGAGGACCCGGTCCCGGACGCCCTGCACACGCTGACGGACCGTGAGGTGGAGGTCCTGAAGCTGGTGGCGCGGGGCTTGTCCAACGCGGAGATCGCGGCGGACCTGTTCGTCAGCGAGACGACGGTCAAGACGCATGTGGGCCATGTGCTGACGAAGCTGGGCCTGCGCGACCGGGTGCAGGCCGCGGTGTACGCGTACGAGAGCGGCCTGGTGCGCCCCGGCGCGCAGTAG
- a CDS encoding glycerol-3-phosphate dehydrogenase/oxidase: MTTLQSVPALGTHPASGSLPSRAETREQLSRATYDLLVIGGGILGISTAWHAAQSGLRVALVDAGDFAGATSSASSKLLHGGLRYLQTGAVKLVAENHFERRAVSREVAPHLANPLTFYLPVYKGGPHGAAKLGAGVFAYSALSAFGDGVGHVISPAKASRDVPELRTDNLKAVAVYGDDQMNDARMALMTVRAAVDAGAVVLNHAAVTGLRFTRGRVTGAELKDSVDGTEFGVTARLVLNATGPWVDHLRKMEDPNAAPSIRLSKGAHLVLKRTRPWRAALATPIDKYRITFALPWEDMLLLGTTDEEYEGDPADVAVTEADTAQILDEAAFSIKDQQLSRDLITYSFAGLRVLPGGPGDTSKAKRETVVTEGRGGMLSVAGGKWTTFRHIGRTVMNKLAALPGHPLAEDMEPMNRLPKKLPLPGIANPNAVAHRLLIDGPAPGPRMAPDTARHLATHYGSLAFDIARLANESPELAERVHPDAPEIWAQVAYARDHEWAETADDVLRRRTTLTIRGLATDEVRDGVEKLLADRD, encoded by the coding sequence ATGACCACCCTGCAGAGCGTTCCCGCCCTCGGAACGCACCCGGCCTCCGGCTCCCTGCCGAGCCGCGCCGAAACCCGGGAGCAGCTGTCCCGGGCGACGTACGACCTCCTGGTCATCGGCGGCGGCATCCTGGGCATCTCCACCGCCTGGCATGCCGCGCAGTCCGGGCTGCGGGTGGCTCTGGTGGACGCCGGTGACTTCGCCGGCGCCACCTCATCCGCCTCCTCCAAGCTGCTCCACGGCGGTCTGCGCTACCTCCAGACCGGCGCGGTCAAGCTGGTGGCGGAGAACCACTTCGAGCGCCGCGCGGTCTCCCGCGAGGTGGCCCCGCACCTGGCCAACCCGCTCACCTTCTACCTGCCCGTCTACAAGGGCGGCCCGCACGGCGCGGCCAAGCTCGGCGCGGGCGTCTTCGCCTACTCCGCGCTCTCCGCGTTCGGCGACGGCGTTGGCCACGTCATCTCCCCGGCCAAGGCGTCGCGCGACGTCCCGGAGCTGCGCACCGACAACCTGAAGGCCGTCGCGGTCTACGGCGACGACCAGATGAACGACGCCAGGATGGCGCTGATGACGGTCCGCGCGGCCGTCGACGCGGGCGCGGTCGTCCTCAACCACGCGGCCGTCACGGGCCTGCGCTTCACCCGGGGCCGGGTCACCGGCGCCGAGCTGAAGGACAGCGTCGACGGTACGGAGTTCGGCGTCACCGCCCGCCTCGTGCTCAACGCGACCGGCCCGTGGGTCGACCACCTCCGGAAGATGGAGGACCCGAACGCGGCCCCCTCCATCCGTCTCTCCAAGGGCGCCCACCTGGTCCTCAAGCGGACCCGTCCGTGGCGGGCGGCGCTGGCCACCCCGATCGACAAGTACCGGATCACGTTCGCCCTGCCGTGGGAGGACATGCTGCTCCTCGGCACGACGGACGAGGAGTACGAGGGCGACCCGGCGGACGTCGCGGTGACCGAGGCGGACACCGCGCAGATCCTCGACGAGGCGGCCTTCTCGATCAAGGACCAGCAGCTCTCGCGCGATCTGATCACCTACTCCTTCGCCGGTCTGCGCGTGCTTCCGGGCGGTCCCGGCGACACCTCCAAGGCCAAGCGCGAGACGGTCGTCACGGAGGGCCGCGGCGGGATGCTGTCGGTCGCGGGCGGCAAGTGGACGACGTTCCGCCACATCGGCCGTACGGTCATGAACAAGCTGGCCGCCCTGCCCGGGCACCCGCTGGCCGAGGACATGGAGCCGATGAACCGGCTGCCGAAGAAGCTGCCGCTGCCCGGGATCGCCAACCCGAACGCGGTCGCGCACCGGCTGCTCATCGACGGCCCCGCCCCCGGCCCGCGCATGGCGCCGGACACCGCCCGCCACCTGGCCACGCACTACGGTTCGCTCGCCTTCGACATCGCGCGCCTGGCCAACGAGAGCCCGGAGCTGGCCGAGCGCGTCCACCCGGACGCCCCGGAGATCTGGGCGCAGGTCGCCTACGCCCGCGACCACGAGTGGGCCGAGACGGCGGACGACGTGCTGCGCCGCCGGACCACGCTGACGATCCGGGGCCTGGCGACGGACGAGGTCCGCGACGGCGTCGAGAAGCTGCTGGCCGACCGCGACTGA
- a CDS encoding HAD family hydrolase, translating to MTSTVPASLTRTAEGATLQAVLLDMDGTLVDTEGFWWDVEKEVFADLGHRLEEPWRDVVVGGPMTRSAGYLIDVTGADISLDELSVLLNDRFEKRIRDGVRLMPGAERLLAELAASKTPTALVSASHRRIIDRVLDSVGHHHFALTVAGDEVTRTKPHPEPYLTAAAGFGADPWRCAVIEDTATGVAAAEAAGCRVVAVPSVAPIAPAVGRAVVSSLEEVDLPFLRKLITGTG from the coding sequence ATGACGAGTACGGTTCCCGCGTCCCTGACCCGCACGGCCGAAGGCGCCACCTTGCAGGCGGTCCTTCTCGACATGGACGGAACCCTCGTCGATACCGAGGGCTTCTGGTGGGACGTCGAGAAGGAGGTCTTCGCCGACCTCGGACACCGGCTGGAGGAGCCCTGGCGGGACGTCGTCGTGGGCGGCCCGATGACCCGCAGCGCCGGCTACCTCATCGACGTCACCGGTGCCGACATCTCCCTGGACGAGCTGTCCGTGCTGCTCAACGACCGCTTCGAGAAGCGCATCCGGGACGGCGTGCGGCTGATGCCGGGCGCCGAGCGGCTCCTCGCCGAGCTGGCGGCGTCGAAGACCCCCACCGCGCTCGTCTCGGCCTCGCACCGCCGGATCATCGACCGGGTGCTGGACTCCGTGGGCCACCACCACTTCGCGCTCACGGTCGCCGGTGACGAGGTCACCCGCACCAAGCCGCACCCCGAGCCCTATCTCACCGCCGCAGCGGGCTTCGGCGCCGACCCGTGGCGCTGCGCCGTCATCGAGGACACCGCGACCGGGGTCGCCGCGGCCGAGGCGGCGGGGTGCCGGGTGGTCGCCGTACCCTCCGTGGCGCCCATCGCACCCGCTGTCGGCCGGGCCGTCGTGAGTTCGCTCGAAGAGGTCGACCTCCCCTTCCTGCGCAAGCTCATCACCGGCACAGGCTGA